The Tigriopus californicus strain San Diego chromosome 5, Tcal_SD_v2.1, whole genome shotgun sequence genome includes a region encoding these proteins:
- the LOC131881459 gene encoding actin-binding protein WASF3-like isoform X2 has protein sequence MPLPERLIEPVSVSRGTLQYPVPDELEGVTNGTLANIIRQLSSVSRHAEEMFGNLFYEAEAIAQRSSHVQARIDRLAVKVTQLDSTVEEVSLQDIHQKRAFRSSQTFDQQVVSRETMPKAMLEAYLACDKPPPLDNLNPYRDDGKDGLKFYTDPNYFFELWRQEMLKDTERVMHDKGRKHGQGKGHHVHGNGTSSGEKHERNKKKIRNPSNTAEKQRQKAMNRGEYIVAQSDYNPNNPMRNSQGGPTYFNGDQMHQPHQMNGGGIYPGMPEYAMNSQSSIHHRPNNIDLHEPNFPLYSSGPAPGGYQGYNPTQEPIYTPRILRNDNNSMPPIHNTSVVAPASTTSNQSHSSRPINFEPVNALDVNRRDLSSVTMGSGTSSYQSGFMDPQAAMTLSPQGTPTRRPNQPPPAPPPTTTDSFAGGVPQQLRENLNSSLPPPPMMMSQIQNGNGLMDLSSSSGQGDVDFLPPPPPVPKQENFHQELVGAIPPALAGMKSQLDSAPSPPPPPVSATSSRNTDVTTAGKGTSDSGIAVTNNGGTLPTGAPPPPPPPPPAPGLILNNGSTKNLDIKKISPGNVNGSPSLTDNGGTQGSVNSSPKKPMMPAQPDIRSDLLKAIRDGIALRRVEQVGKEEEQSNGKEGGTADVASILARRVAVEMSDSDDAGAPTDSEYDSDDWGDESTA, from the exons CGCGTCACGCCGAGGAAATGTTTGGGAATCTCTTTTACGAAGCCGAAGCCATCGCCCAACGCAGTTCGCACGTACAGGCCCGCATCGATCGCTTGGCCGTGAAAGTCACTCAATTAGATTCCACAGTTGAAGAAG TATCCTTGCAAGACATTCATCAAAAGCGAGCCTTCCGATCGTCACAAACCTTCGATCAGCAGGTCGTGTCGCGTGAAACAATGCCCAAGGCTATGTTGGAAGCTTATTTGGCGTGTGATAAGCCACCCCCCTTGGACAATCTTAACCCGTATCG GGATGATGGAAAAGATGGACTGAAGTTCTACACCGACCCCAATTATTTCTTTGAACTGTGGCGCCAAGAGATGCTTAAAGACACGGAAAGAGTGATGCACGATAAAGGCCGCAAG cACGGCCAAGGAAAAGGTCATCATGTTCATGGAAATGGGACTTCGAGTGGGGAAAAGCATGAgagaaataagaaaaagatTCGGAATCCTAGCAATACCGCCGAAAAGCAACGTCAAAAAGCCATGAATCGTGGTGAATATATAGTCGCTCAGAGCGACTACAACCCCAACAATCCGATGAGGAACAGTCAAGGGGGACCAACTTACTTTAATGGCGATCAAATGCACCAGCCGCATCAAATGAACGGAGGAGGGATCTATCCCGGAATGCCAGAATATGCCATGAACTCGCAATCATCGATTCATCATCGGCCAAATAACATCGATCTTCATGAACCCAACTTTCCCCTGTATTCTAGTGGACCTGCCCCCGGTGGATATCAAGGCTATAATCCCACCCAGGAACCCATCTATACGCCTCGTATCTTGAGGAACGATAACAATAGCATGCCCCCAATTCACAACACATCAGTTGTTGCTCCTGCTAGCACCACCTCCAACCAATCTCATTCTAGTCGACCTATAAACTTTGAGCCCGTGAATGCCCTGGACGTCAACCGGCGAGATTTATCCTCGGTGACTATGGGGTCCGGCACTTCGTCGTATCAAAGTGGATTCATGGATCCACAGGCAGCGATGACCCTCTCTCCTCAAGGAACGCCCACCCGCAGGCCCAATCAACCCCCACCGGCTCCACCCCCAACAACCACTGACTCGTTCGCCGGGGGTGTGCCTCAACAGCTGCGTGAAAATTTGAACAGCAGTCTTCCGCCTCCGCCCATGATGATGTCTCAGattcaaaatggcaatggCCTTATGGatttgtcgtcgtcgtcaggTCAGGGTGATGTGGATTTTCTCCCACCCCCTCCTCCTGTGCCAAAGCAAGAAAACTTCCATCAGGAATTGGTGGGTGCAATTCCGCCAGCTTTAGCTGGTATGAAATCTCAACTCGATAGTGCCCCGTCGCCACCCCCTCCACCTGTATCAGCAACTTCGTCAAGGAATACGGATGTAACAACTGCGGGGAAAGGTACGTCAGATTCGGGGATAGCCGTCACGAACAACGGTGGGACTTTACCGACGGGTGCACCACCTCCACCGCCTCCGCCCCCACCTGCCCCTGGTCTGATCTTAAACAATGGTTCAACCAAGAATTTAGACATCAAAAAG ATATCACCCGGCAATGTGAATGGTTCCCCATCATTGACCGACAACGGCGGCACACAAGGCAGTGTCAATTCGTCCCCCAAAAAGCCCATGATGCCCGCGCAGCCTGACATTCGTTCCGATCTTTTAAAAGCCATCCGAGATG GCATTGCTCTACGTCGTGTGGAACAAGTTGGcaaagaagaggaacaaagCAATGGCAAAGAAGGTGGAACTGCAGACGTAGCCTCGATCCTGGCCCGCCGAGTGGCCGTCGAAATGTCGGATAGTGACGATGCTGGTGCACCCACTGATTCGGAATATGACTCCGACGATTGGGGCGACGAAAGCACAGCCTGA
- the LOC131881459 gene encoding actin-binding protein WASF2-like isoform X1, giving the protein MPLPERLIEPVSVSRGTLQYPVPDELEGVTNGTLANIIRQLSSVSRHAEEMFGNLFYEAEAIAQRSSHVQARIDRLAVKVTQLDSTVEEVSLQDIHQKRAFRSSQTFDQQVVSRETMPKAMLEAYLACDKPPPLDNLNPYRDDGKDGLKFYTDPNYFFELWRQEMLKDTERVMHDKGRKWYTMVVTKTQDMVHGQGKGHHVHGNGTSSGEKHERNKKKIRNPSNTAEKQRQKAMNRGEYIVAQSDYNPNNPMRNSQGGPTYFNGDQMHQPHQMNGGGIYPGMPEYAMNSQSSIHHRPNNIDLHEPNFPLYSSGPAPGGYQGYNPTQEPIYTPRILRNDNNSMPPIHNTSVVAPASTTSNQSHSSRPINFEPVNALDVNRRDLSSVTMGSGTSSYQSGFMDPQAAMTLSPQGTPTRRPNQPPPAPPPTTTDSFAGGVPQQLRENLNSSLPPPPMMMSQIQNGNGLMDLSSSSGQGDVDFLPPPPPVPKQENFHQELVGAIPPALAGMKSQLDSAPSPPPPPVSATSSRNTDVTTAGKGTSDSGIAVTNNGGTLPTGAPPPPPPPPPAPGLILNNGSTKNLDIKKISPGNVNGSPSLTDNGGTQGSVNSSPKKPMMPAQPDIRSDLLKAIRDGIALRRVEQVGKEEEQSNGKEGGTADVASILARRVAVEMSDSDDAGAPTDSEYDSDDWGDESTA; this is encoded by the exons CGCGTCACGCCGAGGAAATGTTTGGGAATCTCTTTTACGAAGCCGAAGCCATCGCCCAACGCAGTTCGCACGTACAGGCCCGCATCGATCGCTTGGCCGTGAAAGTCACTCAATTAGATTCCACAGTTGAAGAAG TATCCTTGCAAGACATTCATCAAAAGCGAGCCTTCCGATCGTCACAAACCTTCGATCAGCAGGTCGTGTCGCGTGAAACAATGCCCAAGGCTATGTTGGAAGCTTATTTGGCGTGTGATAAGCCACCCCCCTTGGACAATCTTAACCCGTATCG GGATGATGGAAAAGATGGACTGAAGTTCTACACCGACCCCAATTATTTCTTTGAACTGTGGCGCCAAGAGATGCTTAAAGACACGGAAAGAGTGATGCACGATAAAGGCCGCAAG TGGTATACCATGGTGGTGACCAAGACACAAGATATGGTT cACGGCCAAGGAAAAGGTCATCATGTTCATGGAAATGGGACTTCGAGTGGGGAAAAGCATGAgagaaataagaaaaagatTCGGAATCCTAGCAATACCGCCGAAAAGCAACGTCAAAAAGCCATGAATCGTGGTGAATATATAGTCGCTCAGAGCGACTACAACCCCAACAATCCGATGAGGAACAGTCAAGGGGGACCAACTTACTTTAATGGCGATCAAATGCACCAGCCGCATCAAATGAACGGAGGAGGGATCTATCCCGGAATGCCAGAATATGCCATGAACTCGCAATCATCGATTCATCATCGGCCAAATAACATCGATCTTCATGAACCCAACTTTCCCCTGTATTCTAGTGGACCTGCCCCCGGTGGATATCAAGGCTATAATCCCACCCAGGAACCCATCTATACGCCTCGTATCTTGAGGAACGATAACAATAGCATGCCCCCAATTCACAACACATCAGTTGTTGCTCCTGCTAGCACCACCTCCAACCAATCTCATTCTAGTCGACCTATAAACTTTGAGCCCGTGAATGCCCTGGACGTCAACCGGCGAGATTTATCCTCGGTGACTATGGGGTCCGGCACTTCGTCGTATCAAAGTGGATTCATGGATCCACAGGCAGCGATGACCCTCTCTCCTCAAGGAACGCCCACCCGCAGGCCCAATCAACCCCCACCGGCTCCACCCCCAACAACCACTGACTCGTTCGCCGGGGGTGTGCCTCAACAGCTGCGTGAAAATTTGAACAGCAGTCTTCCGCCTCCGCCCATGATGATGTCTCAGattcaaaatggcaatggCCTTATGGatttgtcgtcgtcgtcaggTCAGGGTGATGTGGATTTTCTCCCACCCCCTCCTCCTGTGCCAAAGCAAGAAAACTTCCATCAGGAATTGGTGGGTGCAATTCCGCCAGCTTTAGCTGGTATGAAATCTCAACTCGATAGTGCCCCGTCGCCACCCCCTCCACCTGTATCAGCAACTTCGTCAAGGAATACGGATGTAACAACTGCGGGGAAAGGTACGTCAGATTCGGGGATAGCCGTCACGAACAACGGTGGGACTTTACCGACGGGTGCACCACCTCCACCGCCTCCGCCCCCACCTGCCCCTGGTCTGATCTTAAACAATGGTTCAACCAAGAATTTAGACATCAAAAAG ATATCACCCGGCAATGTGAATGGTTCCCCATCATTGACCGACAACGGCGGCACACAAGGCAGTGTCAATTCGTCCCCCAAAAAGCCCATGATGCCCGCGCAGCCTGACATTCGTTCCGATCTTTTAAAAGCCATCCGAGATG GCATTGCTCTACGTCGTGTGGAACAAGTTGGcaaagaagaggaacaaagCAATGGCAAAGAAGGTGGAACTGCAGACGTAGCCTCGATCCTGGCCCGCCGAGTGGCCGTCGAAATGTCGGATAGTGACGATGCTGGTGCACCCACTGATTCGGAATATGACTCCGACGATTGGGGCGACGAAAGCACAGCCTGA